A single window of Streptomyces sp. NBC_00464 DNA harbors:
- the yaaA gene encoding peroxide stress protein YaaA, whose protein sequence is MLVLLPPSEGKAASGRGAPLKPESLSLPGLAGARAAVLDGLVELCVADEEKARVVLGLSEGLRGEVAKNVELRTAGARPAGELYTGVLYDALDLASLDTAARRRAGKSLLVFSGLWGAVRVGDRIPPYRCAMGVKLPGLGALGAFWREPMAEVMPEAAGDGLVLDLRSSAYTAAWKPKGAVAERTASVRVLHSQLVDGVEKRSVVSHFNKATKGRMVRDLLRAGARPKDPAELVTALRDLGYVVEAQAPARSGRTWELDVVVTEIH, encoded by the coding sequence GTGCTCGTGCTGTTGCCGCCCTCCGAAGGAAAGGCCGCCTCGGGGCGCGGAGCACCTCTGAAGCCCGAGTCGCTCTCGCTGCCCGGTCTGGCCGGGGCGCGGGCCGCCGTGCTGGACGGGCTGGTGGAGCTGTGCGTGGCGGACGAGGAGAAGGCCCGCGTGGTGCTGGGGCTCAGCGAGGGGCTGCGCGGCGAGGTCGCGAAGAACGTCGAGCTGCGGACAGCGGGTGCGCGTCCGGCCGGGGAGCTGTACACCGGGGTGCTGTACGACGCGCTGGACCTGGCGTCCCTGGACACGGCGGCCCGCCGCCGGGCCGGGAAGTCGTTGCTGGTGTTCTCAGGGCTGTGGGGCGCGGTGCGGGTGGGCGACCGGATTCCGCCGTACCGCTGTGCGATGGGGGTGAAGCTGCCGGGGCTCGGCGCGCTCGGGGCCTTTTGGCGCGAGCCGATGGCGGAGGTCATGCCGGAGGCGGCCGGGGACGGTCTGGTGCTGGATCTGCGGTCGTCCGCGTACACGGCGGCGTGGAAGCCGAAGGGCGCGGTGGCGGAGCGCACGGCGAGCGTGCGGGTGCTGCACTCCCAGCTGGTGGACGGGGTGGAGAAGCGGTCGGTGGTCAGCCACTTCAACAAGGCTACGAAGGGGCGGATGGTCCGCGATCTGCTGCGGGCGGGGGCCCGGCCGAAGGATCCGGCGGAGCTGGTGACGGCGCTGCGGGACCTGGGGTACGTGGTGGAGGCCCAGGCGCCCGCGCGGTCCGGGCGGACGTGGGAGCTCGATGTGGTGGTGACGGAGATTCA
- a CDS encoding RNB domain-containing ribonuclease: MTGAADTPLRVALRALRTELGLPDGFPADVLAEAAEAARNPDISGHEDATDLPFLTIDPPTSTDLDQAMHLERRAHGYRVHYAIADVAAFVRPGGALDTEAHRRVNTLYFPDGKVSLHPESLSEGAASLLPGETRPAVLWEIDLDAEGRAEATRVRRALVRSRAKLDYAGVQRQIDTGTAEEPLALLKDIGTLREEQEIARGGISLDVPEQEIVERDGGYGLEYRAPLPADGWNAQISLLTGMAAARLMQESGTGILRTLPVAPDGAVARLRRSAEALHIDWPHHVPYAQVVRSLDPKRTDHAAFLQECTTLLRGAGYTVFGNGELPTPAVHAAVAELYTHCTAPLRRLVDRYAAELCVAAAADREPPEWTLTALPALPKEMADGTRRANTVERECVDLVEAALLKDRVGEVFDGYVVDVKEQEPATGTVHIDDPAIVARIEGGTAELPLGERLRVRLTQADPGSSKVLFAPA; encoded by the coding sequence ATGACCGGCGCAGCCGACACGCCGCTGCGAGTGGCCCTGCGCGCGCTGCGCACCGAACTCGGACTTCCCGACGGCTTCCCGGCCGACGTGCTCGCCGAGGCGGCCGAAGCGGCGCGGAACCCGGATATCTCCGGACACGAGGACGCCACGGACCTGCCGTTCCTCACCATCGACCCGCCCACCTCCACCGACCTCGACCAGGCGATGCACCTGGAACGCCGGGCCCACGGCTACCGCGTGCACTACGCCATCGCCGACGTCGCCGCCTTCGTCCGCCCCGGCGGCGCGCTCGACACCGAGGCCCACCGCCGGGTGAACACGCTCTACTTCCCCGACGGCAAGGTGTCCCTCCACCCCGAATCGCTCTCCGAGGGCGCCGCCAGCCTGCTGCCCGGCGAGACCCGCCCCGCCGTGCTCTGGGAGATCGACCTCGACGCCGAGGGCCGCGCCGAAGCCACCCGGGTACGCCGCGCCCTCGTGCGCAGCCGCGCCAAACTCGACTACGCGGGCGTGCAGCGGCAGATCGACACGGGCACGGCAGAGGAGCCTCTCGCCCTCCTCAAGGACATCGGCACACTGCGCGAGGAGCAGGAGATCGCCCGCGGCGGCATCTCCCTGGACGTGCCCGAGCAGGAGATCGTCGAGCGCGACGGCGGCTACGGCCTCGAATACCGCGCCCCGCTCCCCGCCGACGGCTGGAACGCCCAGATCTCACTGCTCACCGGCATGGCCGCGGCCCGGCTGATGCAGGAATCCGGCACCGGAATCCTGCGTACGCTTCCCGTCGCCCCCGACGGCGCGGTGGCCCGGCTGCGCCGCTCGGCCGAGGCCCTGCACATCGACTGGCCGCACCACGTCCCGTACGCCCAGGTCGTCCGCTCCCTCGACCCGAAGCGGACCGACCACGCGGCGTTCCTCCAGGAGTGCACCACGCTGCTGCGCGGCGCCGGCTACACCGTGTTCGGGAACGGCGAACTGCCCACCCCCGCCGTGCACGCCGCCGTCGCCGAGCTCTACACCCACTGCACCGCGCCACTGCGCCGCCTCGTCGACCGGTACGCCGCCGAACTCTGCGTCGCGGCCGCCGCGGACCGCGAACCGCCCGAGTGGACCCTGACCGCGCTCCCCGCCCTGCCCAAGGAGATGGCGGACGGGACCCGGCGCGCCAACACCGTGGAGCGCGAGTGCGTCGACCTCGTCGAGGCGGCGCTCCTCAAGGACCGGGTCGGTGAGGTCTTCGACGGTTACGTGGTGGACGTGAAGGAACAGGAACCGGCCACCGGCACCGTCCACATCGACGACCCGGCGATCGTCGCCCGCATCGAGGGCGGCACCGCCGAACTCCCCCTGGGGGAGCGGCTGCGGGTCCGGCTCACCCAGGCGGACCCGGGATCGTCGAAGGTACTGTTCGCGCCCGCGTGA
- a CDS encoding TetR/AcrR family transcriptional regulator, which produces MTDLVARPATDRARQILAAARTLLEQEGPDALTMRRLAGCVGITAPSLYKHFPDKSSVVNALADAMLRETAGVLEAAEAAAPGSFPALATAYRAHALAHPHLYRLTTGHPLPQDLEEHAAAPLFRALAGDEGLARAAWAFAHGMVTMELNGRFPADSDVAAAWTAGIAAFASVRL; this is translated from the coding sequence ATGACCGATCTCGTGGCCCGGCCCGCTACCGACCGCGCCCGCCAGATCCTCGCCGCCGCGCGCACCCTGCTGGAGCAGGAGGGCCCGGACGCCCTCACGATGCGTCGCCTCGCCGGGTGCGTGGGCATCACGGCGCCCTCGCTCTACAAGCACTTCCCGGACAAGTCGTCCGTGGTGAACGCCCTGGCCGACGCGATGCTCAGGGAGACCGCCGGAGTACTCGAAGCGGCCGAGGCCGCGGCCCCGGGCTCCTTCCCCGCCCTGGCCACCGCCTACCGCGCCCACGCCCTGGCCCACCCCCACCTCTACCGCCTCACCACCGGCCACCCCCTCCCGCAGGACCTGGAGGAGCATGCCGCGGCCCCGCTCTTCCGTGCCCTGGCGGGCGACGAGGGGCTTGCCAGAGCGGCCTGGGCCTTCGCCCACGGGATGGTCACGATGGAGCTCAACGGCCGCTTCCCTGCGGACTCCGACGTCGCGGCGGCCTGGACGGCGGGCATCGCGGCCTTCGCCTCGGTCCGCCTCTGA
- a CDS encoding Uma2 family endonuclease, producing MPHEPLSQAEVLLEGFLALDTPEGFRAELIEGEIVVTPPPDGDHEDYISVIMKQVIRLARTDMDFSGNKGLRLRSGGGCPKNHVIPDGTFAPTELRLYRGADPWMPCEGVALVVEVTSSKPAADRTGRRHCYARGPVPLYLLVDREESSVTLFSDPQGDDYRQHCTVPFGKPVRLPEPFGIDLETGAFL from the coding sequence ATGCCGCACGAACCGCTCTCGCAGGCGGAAGTCCTGCTTGAGGGCTTCCTGGCGCTGGATACGCCGGAGGGCTTCCGGGCCGAGCTGATCGAGGGGGAGATTGTCGTGACGCCGCCGCCGGACGGGGATCATGAGGACTACATCAGCGTGATCATGAAGCAGGTGATCAGGCTGGCACGGACCGATATGGATTTCTCCGGAAACAAGGGGCTGAGGCTGCGCAGCGGCGGGGGCTGCCCCAAGAACCATGTCATCCCCGACGGCACCTTCGCCCCCACCGAACTGCGCCTGTACCGCGGAGCGGATCCCTGGATGCCGTGCGAGGGAGTGGCGCTGGTCGTCGAGGTCACCTCGTCCAAGCCGGCGGCCGACCGCACGGGCAGGCGGCACTGCTACGCCCGGGGCCCCGTCCCGCTCTACCTGCTGGTCGACCGCGAGGAGTCCTCGGTGACACTGTTCAGCGATCCGCAAGGGGACGACTACCGCCAGCACTGCACGGTTCCGTTCGGCAAGCCGGTCCGCCTCCCGGAGCCCTTCGGGATCGATCTGGAGACCGGGGCGTTCCTCTGA
- the argJ gene encoding bifunctional glutamate N-acetyltransferase/amino-acid acetyltransferase ArgJ: MPSVAPRGFVGVTARLGLKDDGDDFAAVVSEVPCASAAVFTRSRFAGPSVLLSRADAPAGNSRGMVVISKNANVATGAAGERDAVEVRSTVAAAAGVAAEELVIASTGVIGRPYPMDVVRTGLAALPRPFPAADLGAAAAAIMTTDTHAKQCTVRVGDAVITGIAKGVGMIEPNMATLLTFFFTDAEVPAAELDTVFRRVVDRTFNALSIDTDTSTSDTAAVFANGLAGAVDPEAFEQALYRCALTLVRAIASDGEGASKLIEVRVTGALDAAQAKRAGKAVVNSPLVKTAVHGADPNWGRVVMAIGKLDSPADDRITPDTVTVRFGDITLYPGGSAQELLDAAAAHLSGAEVVIHVDLGLGEAEFTVYGCDLTEGYVKINADYTT, encoded by the coding sequence ATGCCATCCGTGGCACCGCGAGGTTTTGTCGGCGTGACCGCCCGGCTCGGCCTGAAGGACGACGGCGACGACTTCGCCGCCGTCGTCTCCGAGGTGCCGTGCGCGTCCGCGGCGGTCTTCACCCGGTCCAGGTTCGCCGGGCCCAGCGTGCTGCTCAGCCGCGCCGACGCCCCCGCGGGCAACAGTCGCGGCATGGTCGTCATCTCCAAGAACGCCAATGTGGCCACCGGCGCGGCCGGTGAACGGGACGCAGTCGAGGTGCGGTCCACGGTCGCCGCCGCCGCAGGCGTCGCCGCCGAGGAACTGGTCATCGCCTCCACCGGCGTGATCGGCCGCCCCTACCCGATGGACGTGGTGCGCACCGGCCTCGCCGCGCTGCCCCGGCCGTTCCCCGCAGCGGACCTCGGCGCCGCGGCAGCCGCCATCATGACGACCGACACCCACGCCAAGCAGTGCACGGTGCGCGTCGGCGACGCCGTGATCACGGGCATCGCCAAGGGCGTAGGCATGATCGAGCCGAACATGGCGACCCTGCTGACCTTCTTCTTCACCGACGCGGAGGTGCCCGCGGCCGAACTGGACACGGTCTTCCGCCGGGTCGTGGACCGCACCTTCAACGCGCTGAGCATTGACACCGACACCTCCACCAGCGACACCGCGGCCGTCTTCGCCAACGGCCTGGCCGGAGCCGTGGACCCGGAGGCGTTCGAGCAGGCGCTGTACCGCTGCGCACTCACGCTCGTACGGGCCATCGCCTCGGACGGCGAGGGCGCCTCCAAACTGATCGAGGTCCGGGTCACCGGCGCGCTCGACGCGGCGCAGGCCAAGCGGGCCGGCAAGGCCGTCGTCAACTCGCCTCTGGTGAAGACCGCGGTGCACGGCGCCGACCCCAACTGGGGCCGGGTCGTGATGGCGATCGGCAAGCTGGACAGCCCCGCCGACGACCGGATCACCCCGGACACGGTCACCGTCCGCTTCGGCGACATCACCCTCTACCCGGGCGGCTCGGCACAGGAACTGCTGGACGCCGCGGCCGCGCACCTGTCCGGCGCCGAGGTGGTCATCCACGTCGATCTGGGCCTGGGCGAGGCGGAGTTCACCGTCTACGGCTGCGACCTGACCGAGGGCTACGTGAAGATCAACGCCGACTACACGACCTGA
- a CDS encoding DUF6368 family protein codes for MSGPTLVIELAEQLSPAALREFRALMVGLSSRFTEERPGFFVVNVPAERREVGDGREKDWRKPFPLSVLGNTSVAEELAALVGFNPQREDWRRPFLVSLMGPGVGDESTFEAEHANEPEVEAALGFRPTHAVNVSAGCNREIDHVAAALPTAAVMDVIGGVAKAELLDGQASAVVGLAGVMGIADDDWMAPGTAEFLRAWVEHPAFRLVR; via the coding sequence ATGTCTGGTCCGACGTTGGTGATCGAGTTGGCGGAGCAGCTCTCCCCGGCTGCGCTGCGGGAGTTCCGTGCATTGATGGTGGGGCTCTCCTCCCGCTTCACCGAGGAGCGGCCCGGGTTCTTCGTCGTCAATGTGCCGGCGGAGCGACGGGAGGTCGGGGACGGCCGCGAGAAGGACTGGCGAAAGCCGTTCCCGCTTTCGGTCCTCGGCAACACCTCCGTGGCGGAGGAGCTCGCGGCCCTGGTGGGATTCAATCCGCAGCGCGAGGACTGGCGCCGTCCCTTCCTGGTCTCCCTGATGGGGCCGGGCGTCGGCGACGAGAGCACCTTCGAGGCTGAGCACGCGAACGAGCCCGAGGTGGAGGCCGCCCTCGGCTTCAGACCGACCCATGCCGTCAATGTCAGCGCCGGCTGCAATCGCGAGATCGACCACGTGGCCGCGGCCCTCCCGACCGCCGCTGTCATGGACGTCATCGGGGGCGTGGCCAAAGCCGAGCTGCTGGACGGACAGGCGTCGGCCGTCGTCGGCCTTGCGGGGGTGATGGGGATCGCGGACGACGACTGGATGGCGCCGGGAACGGCGGAGTTCCTGCGGGCCTGGGTTGAGCACCCCGCCTTTCGGCTGGTCAGGTAG
- a CDS encoding helix-turn-helix transcriptional regulator — MRALSLEIALEVVLRRQEREVLHRQQQLAAAKLAAAHAIATHAELQQEAGDASAEQPLIGLDAIQSQLEILAKELTGECLAVMPGGAQSQESLDASRPLDEDAMRRGVTLLTLYQESVRNDPASLDYARWMSEAGGQVRTAPILPPRLLIFDRRVAVVPIDPAHTRRGALCTREPAIVATLCALFFQAWETAIPLGAAGSSDRISPTEKELLKLLAGGLTDEAAAKRLGVSLRTVRRQMSSLMERLHASSRFEAGLKAAQSGWL, encoded by the coding sequence ATGCGTGCACTCAGCCTGGAGATCGCTCTGGAAGTAGTGCTGCGAAGACAGGAAAGAGAGGTGCTCCACCGCCAACAACAGTTGGCAGCAGCGAAATTGGCGGCTGCGCACGCAATCGCCACGCACGCGGAACTCCAGCAGGAGGCGGGCGACGCCTCCGCCGAACAGCCATTGATCGGGCTGGACGCGATTCAGTCCCAACTGGAGATCCTCGCCAAGGAACTGACCGGTGAGTGCCTGGCCGTGATGCCGGGCGGCGCGCAGTCACAGGAAAGCCTGGACGCGTCGCGTCCATTGGACGAGGACGCCATGCGGCGGGGAGTCACTCTCCTGACGCTCTACCAGGAAAGCGTCCGAAACGATCCGGCGAGTCTCGACTACGCGCGCTGGATGTCCGAGGCGGGCGGTCAGGTGCGGACCGCGCCCATCCTGCCCCCACGGCTTCTCATCTTCGACCGCCGGGTCGCCGTAGTCCCCATCGACCCCGCGCACACCCGCCGGGGAGCACTCTGCACCCGTGAGCCCGCCATCGTCGCCACGCTGTGCGCCCTCTTCTTCCAGGCGTGGGAGACCGCCATCCCGCTCGGCGCGGCCGGATCGTCGGACAGAATCAGCCCCACGGAGAAGGAGCTGCTCAAACTTCTCGCGGGCGGCCTGACGGACGAGGCGGCGGCCAAGCGGCTGGGCGTGTCGCTGCGTACCGTGCGGCGCCAGATGTCCTCCCTCATGGAACGACTGCATGCGAGCAGCCGCTTCGAGGCGGGCCTCAAGGCAGCCCAGTCGGGCTGGCTCTGA
- a CDS encoding C40 family peptidase codes for MSRNLSLRSTSIALAVTASLACGVFATGAGTAYAGSETTTTADPADQQASAGQGPETAVSGEAGAAAAASAPTITRGDVIERAKTWVGIGLNYSWTGSHNGYRTDCSGYVSMAWHLGSSMTTDTFAGNGVIESISKGDLKPGDALLNDNSGANGHVVLFGKWIDGTHSSYMGYEFTGSGVHYRQIPYPYYSGYGTFLPVRNKSVIDDVVRPADPGMTDLVAGDFNGNGKKDLVAVEVSSGKLWLYPGTGTGTLTSRVVIGTGGWNDMANLAVGDLNKDGKDDVIATEVETGKLFLYKGTGSGLTSRVEIGTGGWNGMKNVLAGDFNADGKDDVVASEVETGKLFLYKGTGTGALTSRVEIGTGGWNGMSKAVSPGDMNKDGKDDVIAAEKSTGKLFLYKGTGSGLAERVEIGTGGWNGISDYAGGDFTGDGVGDLAAVESQTGETGKLYLYKGTGTGSLTARTQIGTGGW; via the coding sequence ATGTCTCGAAACCTTTCGCTCCGCTCGACCTCCATCGCTCTCGCGGTCACCGCCTCCCTGGCGTGTGGCGTGTTCGCCACAGGTGCCGGCACGGCCTACGCAGGTTCGGAGACGACGACCACGGCCGACCCGGCCGACCAGCAGGCCAGCGCAGGCCAGGGCCCGGAGACTGCCGTGTCCGGCGAGGCCGGAGCCGCGGCAGCGGCAAGCGCCCCGACCATCACACGCGGCGATGTCATCGAGAGAGCCAAGACCTGGGTCGGCATCGGCCTGAACTACAGCTGGACCGGCAGCCACAACGGCTACCGCACCGACTGCTCCGGGTACGTGTCGATGGCCTGGCACCTCGGCAGCTCCATGACCACGGACACCTTCGCGGGCAACGGCGTCATCGAGTCGATATCAAAGGGCGACCTCAAGCCGGGCGACGCGCTCCTCAACGACAACAGCGGAGCCAACGGTCACGTGGTGCTCTTCGGCAAGTGGATCGACGGCACGCACAGCAGCTACATGGGCTACGAGTTCACCGGCAGTGGCGTCCACTATCGGCAGATCCCCTACCCGTACTACTCGGGCTACGGCACGTTCCTCCCGGTCCGCAACAAGTCGGTCATCGACGATGTCGTCAGGCCCGCCGATCCGGGGATGACGGACCTGGTGGCTGGTGACTTCAACGGGAACGGGAAGAAGGACCTGGTGGCGGTGGAGGTGTCGTCGGGGAAGCTGTGGCTGTACCCCGGTACCGGCACCGGCACTCTGACCTCGCGGGTCGTGATCGGTACGGGTGGCTGGAACGACATGGCGAATCTTGCTGTGGGTGACCTGAACAAGGACGGCAAGGACGACGTGATCGCCACGGAGGTCGAGACGGGGAAGCTGTTCCTCTACAAGGGGACCGGTAGTGGTCTGACTTCGCGGGTGGAGATCGGTACGGGTGGCTGGAACGGCATGAAGAACGTCCTTGCGGGTGATTTCAATGCTGACGGCAAGGACGATGTCGTCGCTTCGGAGGTCGAGACGGGGAAGTTGTTCCTGTACAAGGGCACCGGTACCGGTGCGCTGACTTCGCGGGTGGAGATCGGTACGGGTGGCTGGAACGGGATGAGCAAGGCCGTCAGTCCTGGCGATATGAACAAGGACGGCAAGGACGACGTGATCGCTGCGGAGAAGTCGACCGGGAAGCTGTTCCTGTACAAGGGCACCGGCAGTGGTCTGGCTGAACGGGTGGAGATCGGTACCGGCGGGTGGAACGGGATCTCCGACTACGCGGGCGGTGACTTCACCGGAGACGGTGTCGGTGACCTGGCGGCTGTCGAGTCCCAGACCGGTGAGACCGGAAAGCTCTACCTCTACAAGGGCACCGGAACCGGCAGCCTCACGGCCCGCACCCAGATCGGCACCGGCGGCTGGTAA
- a CDS encoding glycoside hydrolase domain-containing protein gives MKTRHLRSAAAALTAACALSAMLQCSATAAAAEPSTTVEYQGLSLQIPAGWTVVDLATAPHTCVRLDQNTVYLGHPGTEQDCPPHLIAEKTEAIILEPFAGAGPREDVPHVDVPAGSSAPSTLPATDSREVRLAFEGAGVYATVSHGPSSAAMEEILGTVTTDATAKAQNAPAASGPQAPDTSAAAASSVPGTGYKGKAFDACSAPSSGAMSDWSASPYRGVAIYMGGPSRSCSQPNLTSSWVSQRSADGWHVLPIYAGLQAGSVSASNAKSQGSAAADAAVDLAQGLGFVPGTVLYTDMEQYSSTYRTNVLNYLSGWTDRLHDLHYRSGVYSSSSSGINDLSSVYSSATLERPDVVWVANWNGVADTADVNLPAGQWANHQRVHQYAGNVTESYGGTTINIDRNYVDVGASVATGDPGMTNLVAGDFNGNGKKDLVAVEVSSGKLWLYPGTGTGTLTSRVVIGTGGWNDMANLAVGDLNKDGKDDVVATEKETGKLFLYKGTGSGLTSRVEIGTGGWNGMKNVLAGDFNADGKDDVVASEVETGKLFLYPGTGTGALTSRVEIGTGGWNGMSKAVSPGDMNKDGKDDVIAAEKSTGKLFLYKGTGSGLAERVEIGTGGWNGISDYAGGDFTGDGVGDLAAVESQTGETGKLYLYKGTGTGGLKARVEIGTGGW, from the coding sequence ATGAAGACTCGTCACCTCCGGAGTGCGGCTGCCGCACTGACCGCCGCCTGCGCCCTGTCCGCCATGCTCCAGTGCTCCGCCACCGCTGCGGCCGCGGAGCCGTCCACGACCGTCGAGTACCAGGGACTCTCCCTGCAGATTCCGGCCGGCTGGACCGTCGTCGACCTGGCCACGGCTCCCCACACCTGTGTGCGACTCGACCAGAACACCGTCTACCTGGGGCACCCGGGAACGGAGCAGGACTGCCCCCCGCACCTGATCGCAGAGAAGACCGAGGCGATCATCCTGGAGCCCTTCGCCGGAGCCGGACCCCGCGAGGACGTGCCCCACGTAGACGTCCCGGCGGGCTCCTCCGCCCCGAGCACCCTGCCGGCCACGGACTCCCGCGAGGTCCGACTGGCCTTCGAGGGCGCCGGCGTCTACGCCACCGTCAGCCACGGGCCCTCGTCCGCCGCCATGGAGGAGATCCTGGGAACCGTCACCACCGACGCCACCGCCAAGGCGCAGAACGCCCCGGCGGCTTCCGGGCCGCAGGCTCCCGACACGTCTGCCGCAGCCGCCTCGTCGGTGCCGGGCACGGGGTACAAGGGCAAGGCGTTCGACGCCTGCTCCGCGCCGTCATCGGGTGCCATGTCCGACTGGTCGGCCTCGCCCTACCGGGGTGTGGCCATCTACATGGGCGGACCGAGCCGCTCCTGCTCCCAGCCCAACCTCACCTCCTCATGGGTGTCGCAGCGAAGTGCCGACGGCTGGCATGTGCTCCCCATCTACGCGGGCCTCCAGGCCGGAAGCGTCTCCGCCTCGAACGCGAAGAGCCAGGGCAGTGCGGCCGCCGACGCAGCGGTCGACCTGGCCCAGGGACTGGGCTTCGTACCCGGCACAGTGCTCTACACCGACATGGAGCAGTACTCCTCGACCTACCGCACCAACGTGCTCAACTACCTTTCCGGCTGGACCGATCGACTGCACGACCTGCACTACAGGTCGGGTGTGTACAGCTCTTCCAGCTCAGGCATCAATGACCTCTCCTCCGTCTACTCCTCCGCGACACTCGAGCGTCCGGACGTCGTCTGGGTGGCCAACTGGAACGGCGTGGCCGACACGGCGGATGTGAATCTGCCGGCCGGTCAGTGGGCCAACCACCAGCGCGTCCATCAGTACGCGGGCAACGTCACCGAGTCGTACGGCGGGACGACGATCAACATCGACCGGAACTATGTCGACGTCGGTGCGTCGGTTGCCACCGGAGACCCGGGGATGACGAATCTGGTGGCTGGTGACTTCAACGGGAACGGGAAGAAGGACCTGGTGGCGGTGGAGGTGTCGTCGGGGAAGCTGTGGCTGTACCCCGGCACCGGCACCGGCACTCTGACCTCGCGGGTCGTGATCGGTACGGGTGGCTGGAACGACATGGCGAATCTTGCTGTGGGTGACCTGAACAAGGACGGCAAGGACGATGTCGTGGCGACCGAGAAGGAGACGGGGAAGCTGTTCCTCTACAAGGGGACCGGTAGTGGTCTGACTTCGCGGGTGGAGATCGGTACGGGTGGCTGGAACGGCATGAAGAACGTCCTTGCGGGTGATTTCAATGCTGACGGCAAGGACGACGTTGTCGCTTCGGAGGTCGAGACGGGGAAGTTGTTCCTCTACCCCGGCACCGGTACCGGTGCGCTGACTTCGCGGGTGGAGATCGGTACGGGTGGCTGGAACGGGATGAGCAAGGCCGTCAGTCCTGGCGATATGAACAAGGACGGCAAGGACGACGTGATCGCTGCGGAGAAGTCGACCGGGAAGCTGTTCCTGTACAAGGGCACCGGCAGTGGTCTGGCTGAACGGGTGGAGATCGGTACCGGCGGGTGGAACGGGATCTCCGACTACGCCGGCGGTGACTTCACCGGAGACGGTGTCGGTGACCTGGCGGCTGTCGAGTCCCAGACCGGTGAGACCGGAAAGCTCTACCTCTACAAGGGCACCGGAACCGGCGGCCTCAAGGCCCGTGTCGAGATCGGCACCGGCGGCTGGTAA
- a CDS encoding FG-GAP-like repeat-containing protein, producing MPASPSPATSAPVLGFLAAAVAGLLALPLLATTASAASVSTWDKVAQCESSGNWTVVSNSSPAYYGGLQISLHNWQYYGGTAYAAYPHQATKKEQILIAEKILADQGAGAWSCSPGTGLSTDHADPYPTPDPAPPSPADPGMTDLVAGDFNGNGKKDLVAVEVSSGKLWLYPGTGTGTLTSRVVIGTGGWNDMANLAVGDLNKDGKDDVVATEKETGKLFLYKGTGTGALASRVEIGTGGWNGMKNVLAGDFNADGKDDVVASEVETGKLFLYPGTGTGALASRVEIGTGGWNGMSKAVSPGDMNKDGKDDVIAAEKSTGKLFLYKGTGSGLAERVEIGTGGWNGISDYAGGDFTGDGVGDLAAVESQTGETGKLYLYKGTGTGSLTARTQIGTGGW from the coding sequence ATGCCTGCATCCCCTTCGCCCGCCACCTCTGCCCCGGTCCTCGGATTCCTCGCGGCAGCAGTAGCCGGCCTCCTCGCCCTGCCGCTTCTCGCGACCACGGCCTCCGCGGCCTCGGTCAGTACCTGGGACAAGGTCGCCCAGTGCGAGAGCAGCGGGAACTGGACCGTGGTCAGCAACAGTTCTCCCGCTTATTACGGAGGACTGCAGATCAGCCTCCACAACTGGCAGTACTACGGCGGCACGGCCTACGCGGCCTATCCCCACCAGGCAACCAAGAAGGAACAGATACTCATCGCGGAGAAGATCCTGGCCGACCAGGGGGCAGGAGCATGGTCCTGCAGCCCCGGAACCGGACTCTCCACGGATCACGCCGATCCCTACCCGACGCCCGACCCCGCTCCGCCGTCGCCCGCCGATCCGGGGATGACGGACCTGGTGGCTGGTGACTTCAACGGGAACGGGAAGAAGGACCTGGTGGCGGTGGAGGTGTCGTCGGGGAAGCTGTGGCTGTATCCCGGTACCGGCACCGGCACTCTGACCTCGCGGGTCGTGATCGGTACGGGTGGCTGGAACGACATGGCGAATCTTGCTGTGGGTGACCTGAACAAGGACGGCAAGGACGATGTCGTGGCGACCGAGAAGGAGACGGGGAAGCTGTTCCTCTACAAGGGCACCGGTACCGGTGCGCTGGCTTCGCGGGTGGAGATCGGTACGGGTGGCTGGAACGGCATGAAGAACGTCCTTGCGGGTGATTTCAATGCTGACGGCAAGGACGATGTCGTCGCTTCGGAGGTCGAGACGGGGAAGTTGTTCCTGTACCCCGGCACCGGTACCGGTGCGCTGGCTTCGCGGGTGGAGATCGGTACGGGTGGCTGGAACGGGATGAGCAAGGCCGTCAGTCCTGGCGATATGAACAAGGACGGCAAGGACGACGTGATCGCTGCGGAGAAGTCGACCGGGAAACTGTTCCTGTACAAGGGCACCGGCAGTGGTCTGGCTGAACGGGTGGAGATCGGTACCGGCGGGTGGAACGGGATCTCCGACTACGCCGGCGGTGACTTCACCGGAGACGGTGTCGGTGACCTGGCGGCTGTCGAGTCCCAGACCGGTGAGACCGGAAAGCTCTACCTGTACAAGGGCACCGGAACCGGCAGCCTCACGGCCCGCACCCAGATCGGCACCGGCGGCTGGTAA